The following proteins are co-located in the bacterium genome:
- the thiO gene encoding glycine oxidase ThiO — MLDVAVLGGGLIGCATARLLARRGLRVALFERGRIGGEASGAAAGMLGAQAESADALTLRLGLQSGARYPALLGALADETGMRVEYWRAGTLGIAMTPADAAALDRRLAMLAAAGAPAEAVPRQRLRSLEPALSHGARGGALFPLDGRLDPAALTAALARAAEAAGCALYEGEEVRSVVVERGAVAGIVTAARRLACSAVVNAMGAWAGRVRGMTPLPVQPMRGQIAVVQAPRPPLRHALRTPRGYVVARRDGRVLLGSTREPAGYRKQVTAGGLGRVLAAGLELAPGLGALPLVGSWSGLRPATADGRPVVSRDPLVRHYVVAAGHDADGVLYAPLTAELAVGLLHGESSEWEAALSLTRFASATERVDPATDRR, encoded by the coding sequence ATGCTCGACGTCGCGGTGCTCGGCGGGGGTCTGATCGGCTGCGCGACGGCGCGCCTCCTGGCGCGCCGCGGACTGCGGGTGGCGCTCTTCGAGCGCGGGCGGATCGGCGGCGAGGCGTCCGGCGCCGCCGCCGGCATGCTCGGCGCGCAGGCGGAGAGCGCCGACGCGCTGACGCTGCGCCTCGGTCTGCAGAGCGGAGCGCGATATCCCGCTCTCCTCGGCGCGCTCGCCGACGAGACGGGCATGCGGGTCGAATACTGGCGCGCGGGCACCCTGGGCATCGCCATGACGCCGGCCGATGCGGCAGCGCTCGACCGCCGGCTGGCGATGCTGGCCGCGGCCGGCGCGCCGGCCGAAGCGGTGCCGCGCCAGCGCCTCCGCTCGCTCGAACCGGCGCTGAGCCACGGCGCGCGCGGCGGCGCCCTGTTTCCGCTCGACGGGCGTCTCGACCCCGCCGCGCTCACCGCGGCCCTGGCGCGCGCCGCCGAGGCGGCCGGGTGCGCGCTGTACGAGGGCGAGGAAGTGCGCTCGGTGGTGGTCGAGCGCGGCGCCGTGGCCGGCATCGTCACGGCGGCGCGGCGCCTCGCCTGCAGCGCCGTGGTCAACGCGATGGGCGCCTGGGCCGGGCGGGTGCGCGGCATGACGCCGCTGCCGGTGCAGCCCATGCGCGGCCAGATCGCCGTGGTCCAGGCGCCGCGACCGCCGCTGCGTCACGCGTTGCGCACGCCGCGCGGCTACGTGGTGGCGCGGCGCGATGGCCGGGTGCTGCTCGGCAGCACCCGCGAGCCGGCCGGCTATCGCAAGCAGGTCACCGCCGGCGGCCTGGGTCGGGTGCTCGCCGCCGGGCTCGAGCTGGCGCCCGGACTCGGCGCGCTGCCGCTGGTGGGGAGTTGGTCGGGTCTCCGCCCGGCGACGGCGGATGGCCGGCCGGTGGTCAGTCGCGACCCCCTGGTTCGCCACTATGTCGTCGCCGCCGGCCACGACGCCGACGGCGTCCTCTACGCGCCGCTCACCGCCGAGCTGGCCGTCGGCCTGCTGCACGGCGAATCCTCCGAATGGGAGGCGGCGCTGTCGCTGACGCGATTCGCGTCCGCGACCGAGCGCGTTGACCCCGCGACGGACCGCCGTTAG
- a CDS encoding HAMP domain-containing histidine kinase — MSSVDTTGRQAIADVAAATDAPSPGAGLVRHDPTTDGLPPDRAFRLLRYTLIVATAYLLLVEESLKLPPLPALLLIVAALASNVAISLLPPRLLGSPYFGPTVIICDTAWITAALLLSGKFTAEFFFLYFFILLLAAIGETLWLIALAAVAVCGAYLYVMSATIGGWSWWSSPSLIRIPFLFTAAAFYGYLVDRTRQERHRAQEADRIKSEFLGTISHELRTPLTVILGYVDLLLEDEFGPVPIEQRQVLGKVQAAGENLHRYLTRLLDVSRLVNRLQSGREAVVCSEVPLAGVFGELRHDFPDADGGGRIVWPNDADLPQLYTDREKLLTILRNLVENAVKYGAGKPVTVEAASERGSDVVILRVRDQGIGIPAADVPFVFDPFRRTVGAVATHAQGVGLGLYIVKQFVELLRGTIQVESALGGGTTFTVRLPRQMRRPAEPRH, encoded by the coding sequence GTGAGCAGTGTCGACACCACCGGAAGGCAGGCCATCGCCGATGTCGCGGCCGCGACCGACGCGCCGTCGCCCGGCGCCGGTCTGGTGCGCCACGATCCGACCACCGACGGCCTGCCTCCCGATCGCGCCTTTCGGCTGCTCCGCTACACGCTGATCGTCGCCACCGCGTACCTGCTGCTGGTCGAGGAGAGCCTGAAGCTGCCGCCGCTGCCGGCGCTGCTCCTGATCGTCGCCGCGCTCGCCTCGAACGTCGCCATCTCGTTGCTGCCGCCGCGCCTCCTCGGCTCGCCGTACTTCGGCCCGACGGTGATCATCTGCGACACCGCCTGGATCACCGCCGCGTTGCTGCTCAGCGGCAAGTTCACCGCCGAGTTCTTCTTCCTCTACTTCTTCATCCTGTTGCTCGCGGCGATCGGGGAGACGCTCTGGCTGATCGCCCTGGCCGCGGTCGCCGTCTGCGGCGCCTACCTGTACGTCATGTCGGCGACCATCGGCGGCTGGTCCTGGTGGTCCTCGCCGTCGCTCATCCGCATTCCCTTCCTGTTCACCGCGGCGGCGTTCTACGGCTATCTCGTCGACCGTACCCGCCAGGAGCGCCACCGCGCCCAGGAAGCCGACCGGATCAAGTCGGAGTTCCTGGGGACGATCTCGCACGAGCTGCGCACGCCGCTCACCGTGATCCTCGGCTACGTCGATCTGCTGCTCGAGGACGAGTTCGGCCCGGTGCCCATCGAGCAGCGCCAGGTGCTCGGCAAGGTCCAGGCGGCGGGCGAGAACCTGCACCGCTATCTGACCCGCCTGCTCGACGTCAGCCGCCTGGTGAACCGTCTGCAGTCGGGGCGCGAGGCCGTGGTGTGCAGCGAGGTCCCGCTCGCCGGCGTGTTCGGCGAGCTGCGTCACGATTTTCCCGACGCCGACGGCGGCGGCCGCATCGTCTGGCCGAACGACGCCGACCTGCCGCAGCTCTACACGGATCGCGAAAAGCTGCTGACCATCCTGCGCAATCTGGTGGAGAACGCGGTGAAGTACGGCGCCGGCAAGCCGGTCACCGTCGAAGCGGCGAGCGAGCGCGGCAGTGACGTGGTCATCCTACGCGTCCGCGACCAGGGCATCGGCATTCCCGCCGCCGACGTTCCCTTCGTCTTCGACCCCTTCCGTCGCACCGTCGGCGCCGTGGCGACGCATGCCCAGGGCGTCGGCCTCGGCCTCTACATCGTCAAGCAATTCGTCGAGCTGCTGCGCGGCACCATCCAGGTGGAATCGGCGCTCGGCGGCGGCACCACCTTCACCGTCCGCCTGCCACGCCAGATGCGCCGCCCGGCCGAGCCGCGCCACTGA
- a CDS encoding Rne/Rng family ribonuclease yields the protein MPKLMLINVTHSEESRVGIIANGVLESFEIESLSREHLKGNIYKGVVHRIHPALEAAFVDIGAERDAFLPLDEICFRNLPNLPAQPTDDQGKRQRRRIRDLLKPGAEVLVQIAKEQFANKPPTLTTFYSLPGRYLVLCPGSDETGISRRIEGDERQRLRQLVSDLNPPEGYGLIVRTAAGLDEETGELANDLTYLLRLWESVQEASRHKRAPALVYREQDIVLRTIRDLFTPDIDEIHIDNEDVYLRAREFVRNVMPGREHVLHCYSGEQPIFSAFDVESQIESIFKRRVPLRSGGSIVIDGTEALTAIDVNSGGSVRGPNPEETAFRTNLEAAAEVARQLRLRDIGGIIVVDFIDMRDHRHIQEVEQALRTAMKPDKARYETGRISRLGLLEISRQRLRPAAMATTYTSCPMCEGHGAVRTTESAALVALRKIHNRISLGDVASLRAALPPNVALYLLNQKRDELARLEQRYATRIHVELRDSLMPHQVEVEARERVVAPAPTPAVAPGTVAAADAPLAASNGNGSAAAAGEKKRRRRRGRKRGGGLRAAAAIGIALATLGGVEPAPFLEDTTPALGSNGAAAASGHDGLETEDLEAEGEDREDAEDVAAPEAAALDVAARVTGSAPTPSREPGDAPARRGRGRRGGRGRRGGAQRATAGPTPTPALGEATREPAAAATIAAPSAAVEPAPGTTAPATSTPPPPDRAAPAAEGTEPAAPRKRAATSRPRPQRTAKRGAATTATPAASGDVAPAAAKRAKRTPAPKRVAAKPTAAKAATPKARRAPRRKPTAES from the coding sequence ATGCCGAAATTGATGCTCATCAACGTCACCCACTCGGAAGAGAGCCGGGTGGGGATCATCGCCAACGGGGTTCTCGAATCGTTTGAGATCGAGTCCCTCAGCCGCGAGCACCTCAAGGGCAACATCTACAAGGGCGTCGTCCACCGCATCCATCCCGCGTTGGAGGCGGCCTTCGTCGACATCGGCGCCGAGCGCGACGCCTTCCTGCCGCTCGACGAGATCTGCTTCCGCAACCTGCCCAACCTGCCGGCGCAGCCGACCGACGATCAGGGCAAGAGGCAGCGCCGCCGCATCCGCGACCTGCTCAAGCCCGGCGCCGAGGTGCTGGTGCAGATCGCGAAGGAACAGTTCGCGAACAAGCCGCCGACCCTGACCACCTTCTACTCCCTGCCGGGCCGCTACCTCGTCCTGTGCCCCGGGTCCGACGAGACCGGCATCTCGCGCCGCATCGAGGGCGACGAGCGTCAGCGCTTGCGCCAGCTCGTCAGCGACCTCAACCCGCCCGAGGGATACGGGCTGATCGTCCGCACCGCCGCCGGCCTCGACGAGGAGACCGGCGAGTTGGCCAACGACCTGACCTACCTCCTCCGTCTGTGGGAGAGCGTGCAGGAAGCGTCCCGCCACAAGCGCGCGCCGGCGCTGGTGTACCGCGAGCAGGACATCGTTCTGCGCACCATCCGCGATCTCTTCACCCCCGACATCGACGAGATCCACATCGACAACGAAGACGTCTACCTGCGGGCGCGCGAGTTCGTGCGCAACGTCATGCCCGGCCGCGAGCACGTACTGCACTGCTACAGCGGCGAGCAGCCGATCTTCTCCGCCTTCGACGTCGAGAGCCAGATCGAGAGCATCTTCAAGCGCCGCGTCCCGCTGCGCTCCGGCGGCAGCATCGTCATCGACGGCACCGAGGCGTTGACGGCGATCGACGTCAACTCCGGCGGCTCGGTGCGCGGGCCGAATCCCGAGGAGACCGCCTTCCGCACCAACCTCGAGGCGGCGGCCGAGGTGGCCCGCCAGCTCCGCCTGCGCGACATCGGCGGGATCATCGTCGTCGACTTCATCGACATGCGCGACCATCGCCACATCCAGGAGGTCGAGCAGGCGCTGCGGACGGCGATGAAGCCGGACAAGGCGCGCTACGAAACCGGCCGGATCTCGCGCCTCGGCCTGCTCGAAATCTCCCGCCAACGGCTGCGCCCGGCGGCGATGGCGACCACCTACACGTCGTGCCCCATGTGCGAGGGGCACGGCGCGGTGCGCACCACCGAGTCGGCCGCGCTCGTCGCCCTGCGCAAGATCCACAACCGGATCTCCCTCGGCGACGTCGCCTCCCTGCGCGCCGCGCTCCCCCCGAACGTCGCCCTCTACCTCCTGAACCAGAAGCGCGACGAGCTGGCGCGCCTCGAGCAGCGCTACGCGACCCGCATCCACGTCGAGCTGCGCGACAGCCTGATGCCGCACCAGGTTGAGGTCGAGGCCCGCGAGCGGGTGGTGGCGCCGGCGCCGACGCCGGCCGTCGCGCCGGGAACCGTCGCCGCCGCCGACGCGCCGCTCGCCGCCAGCAACGGCAACGGCAGCGCGGCGGCCGCCGGCGAGAAGAAGCGGCGCCGACGGCGCGGCCGCAAGCGCGGCGGAGGTCTGCGCGCCGCGGCGGCGATCGGCATCGCGCTCGCCACCCTCGGCGGCGTCGAGCCGGCGCCCTTTCTGGAAGACACGACGCCCGCCCTCGGCAGCAATGGCGCGGCCGCCGCGAGCGGCCACGACGGGCTCGAGACGGAGGACCTCGAGGCGGAGGGCGAGGACCGGGAGGACGCCGAGGACGTCGCCGCACCGGAAGCGGCGGCGCTGGACGTGGCCGCGCGGGTGACGGGGTCCGCGCCGACACCGTCGCGCGAGCCCGGTGACGCGCCGGCCCGTCGCGGTCGTGGACGACGCGGCGGCCGTGGACGGCGCGGCGGCGCCCAACGCGCCACCGCCGGCCCGACGCCGACGCCCGCGCTGGGCGAGGCGACCCGCGAGCCCGCCGCGGCGGCAACGATCGCCGCGCCGTCCGCGGCGGTCGAACCCGCGCCAGGGACGACCGCGCCGGCGACCAGCACGCCGCCGCCCCCGGACAGAGCCGCGCCCGCCGCGGAAGGAACGGAACCGGCCGCGCCGCGCAAGCGGGCCGCGACATCGCGCCCGCGTCCGCAGCGGACGGCCAAGCGCGGCGCCGCGACGACGGCGACGCCCGCGGCTTCCGGTGACGTCGCGCCGGCGGCGGCCAAACGCGCCAAGCGCACGCCCGCGCCCAAGCGGGTAGCAGCCAAGCCGACCGCCGCGAAGGCCGCGACGCCCAAGGCGCGCCGCGCGCCGCGCCGCAAGCCGACCGCCGAATCCTGA
- a CDS encoding DUF309 domain-containing protein yields MSSPTEIVAPDRSVIRYCPHRPLPPYRFVPGLHPHPTRHPAGHSHAPAAPLRHLAWDPAAWRTLDDWLAGVDRFNAFYFWEAHESWEGLWAAAPRDGHPARTLQGLIQVAAALLKIHLGSLQGAASLSREGTEKLAESAADSPSLLGLDLRATVSELAHYFRPLEKRTLPPLDASVPLLRLEMA; encoded by the coding sequence GTGAGTTCCCCCACCGAGATCGTCGCTCCCGACCGCTCGGTCATCCGCTACTGTCCGCATCGGCCCCTGCCCCCGTATCGCTTCGTGCCCGGTCTGCACCCGCATCCAACTCGTCACCCCGCCGGCCATTCCCATGCTCCGGCCGCGCCCCTGCGTCACCTCGCGTGGGATCCCGCGGCGTGGCGCACCCTCGACGACTGGCTTGCCGGCGTCGACCGCTTCAACGCCTTCTACTTCTGGGAGGCGCACGAATCCTGGGAGGGACTGTGGGCCGCGGCGCCCCGCGACGGCCACCCCGCCCGCACGCTGCAGGGCCTGATCCAGGTCGCCGCGGCACTGCTCAAGATCCATCTGGGATCGCTGCAAGGTGCAGCGTCCCTCTCGCGCGAAGGGACCGAGAAGCTGGCCGAATCGGCGGCCGACTCACCGAGCCTGCTCGGCCTCGACCTGCGCGCGACCGTATCCGAGCTCGCCCACTATTTCCGTCCGCTCGAGAAGCGGACCCTACCGCCGCTCGATGCGTCGGTGCCGCTGCTGCGGCTGGAGATGGCGTGA
- the hemG gene encoding protoporphyrinogen oxidase, which produces MIGGGISGLAAAHRLVELGRERGEAVEVRLFEASARLGGVIRSERRDGFVIEAGPDSFLSEKPAALRLCERLGITDRLVGTREEFRRTYVVRDGRLRALPDGFLLMAPTRFWPLLTTPLFSWTGKLRMAMDLVLPRGAGGDESLASFVTRRLGREALARVAQPLVGGIYTADPARLGLAATMPRFLDMERSSRSIILAMWRQQRAAAQRAAGSGARWSLFLSFDGGLQCLVDELQRRLPDSTVQLARPIARLERDGAAGWRLDGACACDGVVIATPAHAAAALLRPLDPALADDLDAIPYASSATVTFAFRREEIPHPLDGFGFVVPHVEHRALLAGTFSNLKYPGRAPAEWTLVRAFVGGALQPDLVELDDEALAAAVRRELQELLGVRAAPQLTRIARWRRAMPQYEVGHLERVSKIRARASALGVHLAGNAYEGVGIPDCIRSGESAAEALLSASRSQHGN; this is translated from the coding sequence GTGATCGGCGGCGGCATCAGTGGCCTGGCAGCGGCGCACCGCCTGGTCGAGCTGGGCCGCGAACGCGGCGAGGCCGTCGAGGTCCGCCTCTTCGAGGCGAGCGCGCGGCTCGGCGGCGTGATCCGCAGCGAGCGCCGCGACGGCTTCGTCATCGAGGCCGGTCCGGACTCCTTCCTGTCGGAGAAGCCGGCGGCGCTCCGCCTCTGTGAACGGCTCGGAATCACCGATCGGCTGGTCGGCACGCGTGAGGAGTTCCGGCGCACCTACGTGGTGCGCGACGGGCGGCTGCGAGCCCTCCCCGACGGCTTTCTGCTCATGGCGCCGACCCGCTTCTGGCCGCTGCTCACGACCCCGCTCTTCTCGTGGACCGGCAAGCTGCGCATGGCGATGGACCTGGTGCTGCCGCGCGGCGCTGGCGGCGACGAGAGCCTCGCCAGCTTCGTCACCCGCCGCCTCGGGCGTGAGGCCCTGGCGCGCGTGGCGCAGCCGCTGGTCGGCGGCATCTACACCGCCGACCCAGCGCGCCTGGGCCTGGCGGCGACCATGCCGCGCTTTCTCGACATGGAGCGATCGTCGCGCAGCATCATCCTGGCGATGTGGCGCCAGCAGCGCGCCGCCGCCCAACGCGCCGCCGGCAGCGGCGCGCGCTGGAGCCTCTTCCTCAGCTTCGACGGCGGCCTGCAGTGCCTGGTGGACGAGTTGCAGCGGCGCCTCCCCGATTCGACGGTCCAGCTCGCGCGGCCGATCGCCCGCCTGGAGCGGGACGGCGCGGCGGGATGGCGACTCGACGGCGCCTGTGCGTGCGACGGCGTGGTGATCGCGACCCCGGCGCACGCCGCGGCGGCGCTGCTGCGCCCGCTCGACCCGGCGCTCGCCGATGACCTCGACGCGATCCCGTACGCCTCGTCAGCCACCGTGACCTTCGCGTTCCGCCGCGAGGAGATCCCCCATCCCCTCGATGGCTTCGGCTTCGTCGTCCCGCACGTCGAACATCGCGCCCTGCTGGCCGGCACCTTCTCCAACCTCAAGTATCCCGGTCGGGCCCCGGCCGAGTGGACCCTGGTGCGCGCCTTCGTCGGCGGCGCCCTGCAACCCGACCTGGTCGAGCTCGACGACGAGGCGCTGGCCGCCGCCGTGCGCCGCGAGCTGCAGGAGCTGCTCGGGGTTCGCGCCGCCCCTCAACTGACCCGCATCGCCCGCTGGCGGCGCGCCATGCCACAGTACGAGGTCGGGCACCTGGAACGGGTTTCGAAGATCCGCGCCCGCGCCAGCGCTCTGGGCGTTCACCTCGCCGGCAACGCCTACGAGGGCGTCGGCATCCCCGACTGCATCCGCAGCGGCGAGAGCGCCGCGGAGGCGCTCCTTTCCGCCTCCCGCAGTCAGCACGGCAACTGA
- a CDS encoding patatin-like phospholipase family protein: MIRAVRRGKRSRERTLGLVLSGGGARGAFQVGVYERLLRDPRFAAGPVVLSGTSAGAINAALIAAGRTPREMMHFWNGIADDPPVVASPLFFSSLVRTALRLAANEVPRWLSPSRSWLPFARRAVHHWPPQLGSPLAVLVEYLLTARFELISHFLEGIREPFLASTARLRERLVQEFDGEIIPTSHHRLAINTVDAHSGRVVRYVTRRTPFTRPPDYHVVEAITVDMVLASASIPLLFPTVEIEGRWLWDGGLLVNTPLAPVVALGADEIVTVLVTEPPDGTGGQFPHFGRAVERTVDAILENAYNVDRKLLLDRNRLAAIDGSPYREVTLYDAVRPPRDGSFDAGSYLYFERRVLENMRLAGRRAATKWLAAGPRVDRLETPAEGAAA; this comes from the coding sequence ATGATACGCGCGGTACGGAGGGGGAAGCGGTCACGGGAACGCACCCTCGGCCTGGTGCTCTCGGGCGGCGGCGCGCGCGGCGCGTTCCAGGTCGGGGTCTACGAACGGTTGCTGCGCGACCCGCGCTTCGCCGCCGGCCCGGTGGTGCTCTCCGGCACCTCGGCGGGGGCGATCAATGCGGCGCTCATCGCCGCCGGCCGCACGCCGCGCGAGATGATGCACTTCTGGAACGGCATCGCCGACGACCCGCCGGTGGTCGCCAGTCCGCTCTTCTTCTCGTCGCTGGTGCGCACGGCGCTGCGCCTGGCGGCGAACGAGGTGCCGCGCTGGCTGTCGCCGTCGCGCTCGTGGCTGCCGTTCGCGCGCCGGGCGGTGCATCACTGGCCGCCGCAACTGGGTTCGCCGCTCGCGGTGTTGGTCGAATATCTGTTGACCGCGCGCTTCGAGCTCATCAGCCATTTCCTCGAAGGGATCCGCGAGCCGTTTCTGGCCAGCACCGCGCGGCTGCGCGAGCGGCTGGTGCAGGAGTTCGACGGCGAGATCATCCCCACCAGCCACCACCGCCTGGCGATCAACACCGTCGACGCCCACAGTGGCCGGGTCGTGCGCTACGTCACCCGCCGAACGCCCTTCACCCGGCCGCCGGACTACCACGTCGTCGAGGCCATCACCGTCGACATGGTGCTGGCCAGCGCCAGCATCCCGCTGCTCTTTCCGACCGTCGAGATCGAGGGACGCTGGCTCTGGGACGGCGGCCTGTTGGTCAACACGCCGCTGGCGCCCGTGGTGGCGCTGGGCGCCGACGAGATCGTCACCGTGCTGGTCACCGAACCGCCCGACGGCACCGGCGGGCAGTTCCCGCACTTCGGGCGCGCCGTCGAACGCACCGTCGATGCGATCCTCGAGAACGCGTACAACGTCGACCGCAAGCTGCTGCTCGACCGCAACCGTCTGGCGGCGATCGACGGCAGCCCGTATCGCGAGGTGACGCTGTACGATGCCGTACGGCCGCCGCGCGACGGCAGCTTCGATGCCGGTTCGTACCTCTACTTCGAGCGCCGCGTGCTCGAGAACATGCGGTTGGCGGGCCGGCGCGCCGCCACCAAGTGGCTGGCCGCCGGGCCGCGCGTCGACCGCCTCGAAACGCCCGCCGAGGGCGCCGCCGCCTGA
- a CDS encoding TIGR04282 family arsenosugar biosynthesis glycosyltransferase: MARQPTPGAVKTRLARRIGDAAACVLYRAFLTDLAASVRRDAWRTVWAVTPAGADLRSIVGDAEQIAQRGDDLASRMRHAFADLFGRGASRVVMIGADAPHLGADAIAAAFAALDAADVVLTPTRDGGYCLIGLCAAHDLFLGVDMGTDRVFQQTVDRAAADGLRLGVQPPAFDVDEWEDVLVLRRLLDSGAVTLPATAAALATIGRG; the protein is encoded by the coding sequence ATGGCCAGGCAGCCGACGCCGGGCGCGGTGAAGACGCGCCTGGCGCGGCGCATCGGCGATGCCGCGGCCTGCGTCCTGTACCGCGCCTTCCTCACCGACCTCGCCGCCAGCGTGCGCCGCGACGCGTGGCGCACGGTGTGGGCGGTGACGCCAGCCGGCGCCGACCTGCGGTCGATCGTCGGCGACGCCGAGCAGATCGCGCAACGCGGTGACGACCTCGCGTCGCGCATGCGGCACGCCTTCGCCGATCTGTTCGGGCGGGGCGCGTCGCGGGTCGTGATGATCGGCGCCGATGCGCCCCACCTGGGCGCCGACGCCATCGCCGCGGCATTCGCCGCGCTCGACGCCGCCGACGTGGTGCTGACGCCCACCCGTGATGGCGGCTACTGTCTGATCGGCCTGTGCGCCGCCCATGACCTCTTCCTCGGCGTCGACATGGGGACCGATCGCGTCTTCCAGCAGACGGTGGACCGGGCCGCCGCCGACGGGCTGCGGCTCGGTGTGCAGCCGCCGGCGTTCGACGTCGACGAGTGGGAGGACGTGCTCGTACTGCGCCGCCTGCTCGACAGCGGAGCCGTGACGTTGCCTGCCACCGCGGCCGCGCTGGCGACGATCGGCCGCGGATGA
- a CDS encoding CcmD family protein: protein MDPNAHIPFLIAAYAVVWLGVLIYVTSLARRSRELERELDELKHLLDERRS, encoded by the coding sequence ATGGATCCCAACGCCCACATCCCCTTTCTCATCGCCGCCTACGCCGTCGTCTGGCTCGGCGTCCTGATCTACGTCACCAGCCTCGCGCGGCGCAGCCGCGAGCTCGAGCGCGAGCTCGACGAGCTCAAGCACCTGCTCGACGAACGCCGGTCGTAG
- the ccsA gene encoding cytochrome c biogenesis protein CcsA produces the protein MNLTDRLLPPAVIASMLAALYLVFIGVPTDRFQGDVQRIFYVHMAMWLSTFTAFGLVGVASLLYLWNRRAAWDHLGRAAAELGLVFCSLGLMTGSIWAKPIWGTWWTWDPRLTLTLILWMIYAAYLLLRSLASEPRQGATLAAILGVSGIVDLYLINRAVYWWRGIHPAVIVTREGGSGLNDPLMRLTLVVCMLAFFLLFLWLLRLRIRTARLQDAVDDLRAQLAPAAS, from the coding sequence GTGAACCTCACTGATCGCCTGCTGCCACCGGCCGTCATCGCCAGCATGCTGGCGGCGCTCTACCTGGTGTTCATCGGCGTCCCCACCGACCGCTTCCAGGGAGACGTGCAGCGCATCTTCTACGTCCACATGGCGATGTGGCTCTCGACCTTCACCGCTTTCGGCCTGGTCGGCGTCGCCAGCCTGCTCTACCTCTGGAACCGCCGCGCCGCCTGGGACCACCTCGGCCGCGCCGCCGCCGAGCTCGGGCTGGTCTTCTGCAGCCTCGGCCTGATGACCGGCTCGATCTGGGCCAAGCCCATCTGGGGCACCTGGTGGACGTGGGATCCGCGTCTCACGCTGACCCTCATCCTGTGGATGATCTACGCCGCCTACCTCCTGCTCCGTTCGCTGGCGAGCGAGCCGCGCCAGGGCGCGACCCTGGCGGCGATCCTCGGCGTGTCGGGCATCGTCGATCTCTATCTCATCAACCGCGCCGTCTACTGGTGGCGCGGCATCCACCCCGCGGTCATCGTCACCCGCGAGGGCGGCAGTGGCCTCAACGATCCGCTGATGCGCCTGACGCTCGTGGTCTGCATGCTCGCCTTCTTCCTGCTCTTCCTCTGGCTCCTCCGCCTGCGCATCCGCACCGCGCGCCTGCAGGACGCCGTCGACGATCTGCGCGCCCAGCTCGCGCCGGCCGCCTCCTGA
- a CDS encoding heme exporter protein CcmB yields the protein MLAILWKDLRIELRTKETLAALLLLGLLTLVVLSFAFDPTSPLREAAAPGVLWVAVTFAGTLGMNRSLLLEREHDCLQGLLLAPVDRGAIYLAKTAANFLFMTAAQLVLMPLFVFFFNLPFWLTVSRVAPVLLLGLLGFAAVGTTFAAVSLRTRAREVMLPLLMLPLAAPLLIAGIQASATVMAGEPLAAIAHWLKLLAAFDVVFLVVGWMAFEYVVAE from the coding sequence ATGCTCGCCATTCTCTGGAAGGACCTGCGCATCGAGCTGCGCACCAAGGAGACGTTGGCGGCGCTGCTGCTGCTCGGGCTGCTGACCCTGGTGGTGCTGAGCTTCGCCTTCGACCCCACCAGCCCGCTGCGCGAGGCGGCCGCCCCCGGCGTGCTCTGGGTGGCGGTCACCTTCGCCGGCACGCTGGGAATGAATCGCTCGCTGCTGCTGGAACGCGAGCACGACTGCCTGCAGGGACTGCTCCTGGCGCCGGTCGATCGCGGCGCCATCTACCTCGCCAAGACCGCGGCCAACTTCCTCTTCATGACCGCGGCGCAGCTCGTCCTGATGCCCCTCTTCGTCTTCTTCTTCAACCTGCCCTTCTGGCTCACGGTGAGCCGGGTGGCGCCGGTGCTCCTGCTCGGCCTGCTCGGCTTCGCCGCCGTCGGCACCACCTTCGCGGCCGTCTCGCTGCGCACCCGCGCCCGCGAGGTCATGCTGCCGCTGCTGATGCTGCCGCTGGCGGCGCCGCTGCTGATCGCCGGCATCCAGGCGAGCGCCACGGTGATGGCGGGCGAGCCGCTCGCCGCGATCGCGCACTGGCTCAAGCTGCTGGCCGCCTTCGACGTGGTGTTCCTGGTTGTCGGCTGGATGGCCTTCGAGTATGTGGTGGCCGAGTGA